The genomic region GGATGACCTGATAGCTAGTTAAGAATAAGGGACTAAGGCAGGGCTGGCAAATTCAGTGCCTTGGTGCCTCCACTGGTCTCTGTTGAGCCTATGGCAGGGGTCCCCAGCTGGCTACTGCTGAGGCCCCGGTGGCCTCAGAGTCTTTCCCAACAGAGTGCTGTAGGCAGCTCCCCAGCAAGAGTGAGGGCACTTGAGATGCCTCCAGTTGGCTTTCCTGGGCCTTTGGCAGTCGGAGTGGTGTGATAGGTCGGGAAAGGGGTGCTGAGGAAGGAGCAGGGGGAGCTCCTGAGACAATTTGGCCAACTTTATAATTCTTCCAACACCCCTGGAAACTGCAGGGAAGCTTAGACACCACGGAGAGGCTCCCTCTGACACAGGGGGAGGAGGGAATCCCTGATGGGCCCTCCTTCCAAGGATTATCTTTGTCCTCTGGACCATGAGGAACAGTCCATCCTGAGCATGGTGCTCATGGCCTGCTCCATGACCAGGTTCCTGAGCAGCCTGCGGACCCGCCTGATGCTCCTGCACCCCAGCCCCAACTGCAGCCTTCGGGCAGAGAGCCTGGTCCACGTGCACTTCAAGGAGGAAATTGGAATTGCTGAGCTCATCCCCCTTGTGACCACCTACATCATCTTGTTTGCCTACATCTACTTCTCCACGCGTAAGTCCATGGCAAAGAGTCTGGGGGCTTTCTGCAAGCTAAATGGGCATTTCCAGATCAGCCACTTTCCTGCCTCTGGAGGTGGCTTGGGCAGAGATGTAGAACATGCCTGGTGGTCACAAAAGCCAGGGCTTCATCCCCCAGCAGAGTCTCAGGGGCTTGGATGGGTCCACGGCTCCTCTCGCTTCTCAAAGAAAGATCCTTCCTGGGTTAGGATTCCCAAAAGTCACACTATGCCCCTGGGACTGGGAAGTGTACATGGCCATCCTTTTCTTTGGTTAAACCAGGGTCCTTCCCTTCCTCGATTGTCAGGGCACACTCTCCTCCTAGGAGCTCAGTTAAGAAGGGTCTGTAtgccagggtctgggggagaTGCTGCCCTGATGTgtcctctctgccctccaggcaAGATCGACATGGTCAAGTCCAAGTGGGGGCTGGCTCTGGCTGCCGTGGTCACCGTGCTCAGCTCACTGCTCATGTCTGTGGGGCTCTGCACACTCTTTGGCCTGACGCCCACCCTCAATGGCGGGTAGGTCCCCAACAGGctccactgggccacagggtgggCCCTCAGGCCAGAGAGCCTTTCATCTCTGCGCCTACCCTGGACTGGACACTTGCTGTTACCTCATATCTTCACATTGTTATTTTGACATTTAAGaggtacattttttttcctctttagtttACCTGGtttgtacatgtatatgtatagtatattcatacgtatatatgtatagtatatttatatgtatgtataatatacatttgtgtgtatatgtgtgtttatatataggGTATGTACTTATGTGTGTATaagtgtgtgtttatgtatatatatatggggCTTATGTATATAAGTATATTGCTTACATGTGTATAGGTAAGTATGTATATGGTTGTGtttatgtgttatatatacacatgcatactgCTCCTTGATGGCTTAAGCTACAAATGGGTGTGAGATAGAAGgtacatttcttttttcactattaaaatatttaaatgcctAATAGATCATTTTAGAGTaagctttttaaaagatacaagCACACTCTGATTTGTCACTTCTCCATTGATGTTTGCTTTCTCTTGCCATTTCTCTCTGAATCTTGGGCTGGAAGCCCTTTCCTGGATTTGTCCTCAGGCCTTGGTCTCCTTGACTTTGACTAGGCCCCACCTGTCTGTCCATTAGTGGTTACTAGCCGATTGGCCTGTGCCCTACCTTGGATTGTCAGGCTGGTTGCAGGAACAGcagttttgtgttttctcttacTTTCATTGCTCATAGAACACCTGCTGCTTCTCCTGAACCTCGCAGTGCTAAACACCCCTCCCCCCGTAGCCGTCTGCTGTGCCCATCTCCGAGCCCTCATTTGCACTGCTCCACAGCGGAGATCCTGGTGAGGTGTCCTTGGCTGGCGTTCCTTGTGCATAGACTTATCTCATAGTCTGTTTACTAGTAGTGTGAGCCTGTGGTCTTGGGTAGCTAGTAGAGTTTTCTTTAGGAACAGTTCTTCAAACACATCTTTTCCAGAGGCGAGTACTGCTTTAGCTCATCTCATCCCCCTTCTGTTTAGTCCTGATGGCTTGGCCTGGAGTGCTGCTGAAGGGTCTTGGCCATGGTCGTTTCCTCTGGCCGGCAGAGTCTGTTGTGCGAAGGGCAGGGAGAGGTGTGCTCTTGCAGCTGGGTGGCAGGGGGGCCTCCTCTGGTCCTCCCTCCACTGTGCTGGATAGATGGAGATGGGGACGGTTGCTGGCCACTTGGCAAGGCTTTGAAGCCTCTCTGCAAGCTGAGAGCTACTGTAGACAGAGGCCCTGTTGGGTgtgagtggggagggtggggattCTGCCCTGTGCTTGTGGGAGTCGCTCAGCAGCCTCCACTACAGGCTGCAAACCCCACAGCCTCTCCAGGGCCCAGACCTGTTGAGAACCAGCTGTGTGTTGGGGGCCCTCAGTGCCGTCCtcaccctctccctctcttccccagcGAAATTTTCCCCTACCTTGTGGTGGTTATTGGGTTAGAGAACGTGTTGGTGCTCACCAAGTCCGTGGTCTCAACCCCAGTGGACCTCGAGGTGAAGCTGCGCATCGCCCAAGGTAATATAGTGGGGAGTCAGGAggatggggcgggggaggggcccgTTTTATGCTTCCTCCTGCTGAGGAAACAGGGACCCCCAGCATAATATGGCCTCCATTGCTCTGGCCTCTCACATAATATGGAGTGGGCCACCAGGCCCTAGCAGCTTGTTAGCACATGCCCCGAGGAACCATGGAGTCACTGGACTATACTTTGTCCTGGTTCATGTGTCAGTAAGAAAGCAAACCGGACTCTGCTATGGGGCTTGGTGTTTGGTGGCCCTTCATCCAGGCTGGCACctggtgttttctctttttgcctcaCTCCACCACACTAGGCCCAGGCCCATGGGGCTGGTCACTTCAGAGATGCTACCTCCACAGCTACCAGAAAAGCCCCTGTGGCCTCagtggcaggagctggggagctggggtTCTGGGGAAAGTGAGAACAAAGAGCCTAGGCCTGGAGGTCTGAACTCTTGTGCCTCTTCCACCTAACCCCATTATCTGTGGGAAAGGAGCTGGAGACAGGCTGTTCATTCATTTGGCGAACCTTTGTGAGCTTCTGTGAGAGGCCGGGCCCTGTGCTAGATGTGGAGTTCTGAGGAGATGAGGGGAAATGGCCCCTACCCCCTGGGTGCTCAGAGCCTTACGCATGCGACCATGTGATAGCATGAGGCCCAGGGACTTGCCGTGGGGAGGGGCTTGTGGAAGAACACAGCTAGCTCTTCCGTCCCCAGAGCCCTTCTGCCACGTGGCAGGTAGACACACTCATGCTGTCCCTGTGCAGACGAGACAAGGACAGCATGTGAGGCTGGATGTGCCAGAGTGGGTAACAGTTGGCTTTCGTCTTGGGTTTGCtcatctcagcatctgcttctccCTTCCTTTGATGGTTATAGCTCTCCCCTGTACCCTCCAAGACCCCTCTTACCTGCAGCAGCTGTGCAGTGATGGCAGCACCTTGGAACCCAGGCATTGGCAGTCCTGAGGATTGGGCACTTTTGTAGAATAGTTGCCTCAGAAGGCTGGGCACCCTCCCCGTGCCTCCATCCTCTGAGGACCACGAGGTTGTGTGCAGACAAAGGTTATGTATTGGCCCAATGGTCCTCTTGTTGTCCTCTGCAGGCCTAAGCAGTGAGAGCTGGTCCATCATGAAGAACATGGCCACAGAGCTGGGCATTATTCTCATTGGCTACTTCACCCTAGTGCCCGCTATCCAGGTAAGGCCCCAAGGCCTGCCACTTGGGTGAgcgtggaaccacctgctgggttCCCCAGCTGTGCAGCCATGCACAGGGTGCACCCCTCTCAATGCAGACTCCCTTGTCTATGAGACGGGACCTCTTTGCTGCCAAGATGGTTGTTAACATGCATAAGGTGTTCCTGGCATGCCTGGTTGAGCAGAAATACTTAGTAAGCCCTGGCTGGGTTATGGGATTGAGCTCCCAGCCCATCAGGCTCTGCCTTTGACCTTGTCCTCTTATGCTCTCTCATTCAGCCAAGTGGCAGGAGGGGGCTTGGTGGGCTCAGTGGAGGCTGGTGGCTGGCTGTGCAGTTGCAGTCAGACCTAGTTTCCTGTTTCTCAGGCAGAAACACTGTGGGGCCCCTGAACTGGTCCTGTCTTTCCTGGCACTAGTCCTGACCCACAGCTGCAGCTTCCAGACACATGGCTTCCCTGTAGGAGGGCCACTCCCCATTGCCCAGAGTGGCCCCTGTTCTTGCAGAGTGCCCTCACTCAACTGTGagcagaggtggaggtggagtTGGAAGCCCAGACTGTTGCTGACCATTCTGGAAGGAGCTGCTCGAAGGGGGTGATGCatcatctcctccttcctcctctcccagggCTGGCAGGCCTGCTGAGGAGTGAGATGAGTGGAGAGCATAAGGGCTCCAGGCTTTTCCCCCAGATGTCCCAGAGGGCATCTGCAGGCCATGGTGCAGTCTTGGGATATTAGAGCCATCATGACTACTACGCCATCATGTGCTAGATCCTTCATCTTACCCCAGATTTGAGTAAAAGCTGTGGTGATGCACCAGAAGTCTCAAAcaagggcaggggagggaaaCTTAAATCTGCGAAAATTCCATCTATCAACAGAGCTTGGGGAGCAAAGGGACCACCGTTTTTCAGTTTTAGGGCAGAATTAATTCCCTCCCGCCCCCTCTCCCCTGCTTCGTTGGTCCAGTGCCATCTCTGGCCAGGGACTTTTCTGAGAGCCCCAAAATCAGGTCATCCCTGGGCTCTGGGTAGGTGGTGGTCCATCGCAGTTGAGCAGGTCCAGGGGCTCAGTGGGGAGGGCCTTTTGGGTGGCAGGCTGATGCGGCTCAGAGCTTTCCAAGTTGGAGCAGGCCCCCCTCTCTCGGGGGATCAGGAGATTCAGGGAGAGCACCCACCCTTCAGCCTTCTCTGAATAAAGGTGTGAGGAGGtctctgctgccccctggtggggagggagggagggagccgcTGGCACTGTCCCTCCTTGGCCACTCCCAGATTCAGAACTACTAGTatctcttttctttatctctgctGTGCCCCGCCTGCCACTGCCCTGCAGATTCTGAGGTGCCCACAGGCAGGGAGGGAACTGCTTCTCTAGGGTGCTAGGCCATGAGGTCATGGTGTCCCCTTATCTGCTCTAATTCCAGGAGTTCTGTCTCTTTGCTGTCGTGGGCCTGGTGTCTGACTTCTTCCTTCAGATGCTGTTTTTCACCACTGTCCTGTCCATTGACATTCGCCGGATGGAGGTAGGAGTGGGCTGAGCCCTGCCCCAtccacctcctcctcagccctggctGTGCTCAGGGGATCTTGGGTGAGAGAGGTACAGACCTTGGGCAGGGACAGTAGCCCCGTGTGGGCAGCCTCTGGACGGCGGCCTTGGGTCCTGACCACTGCACCCCCAACAGCTAGCCGACCTGAACAAGCGCCTGCctcctgaggcctgcctgccccCAGCGAAGCCAGTGGGACGGCCAGCACGCTTCGAACGGCAACTGGCTGTGCGGCCATCCACACCCCACACCATCACACTGCAGCCATCCTCCTTCCGAAACCTGCGGCTTCCCAAGAGGCTGCGTGTCGTCTACTTCCTGGCCCGCACCCGCCTGGCTCAGCGCCTCATCATGGtacctgcctgccctgccctgccctgccctgccctcctctgaGGGCCAGTGCTCAATTCTCTCTTGAATTTGACACTATGCCTTGGAGagggcactgctcctcaggccctGTGGCCTCTTGAAGCCTGGCTTTGGGAAGCTGCCCACCATACCATCCTGCCTTGAGATGGTAAACCTACTTCTGGGAGAAGCAGCCCTGGGGTCGTCATGTTGAGGAGTCATCATCTCCCCAAGATGACCCAGGATAGAAACCTGCTAGACGGGCTGCTCTGGGGTGGAACCACCATGGTTCCCTGAGTCAGGGTTCATCAGCTGCTACATGTACAGGCATCAGAAAATGCTGGGCAAAATAATTCACCTGCTGGACTGGCTGCTGGCCACCAGTGCCTCTCCCAAGGAGTTGAAGTGAGAGGGAAGCAAGGCTGAGGCCCTCTGAAGACTGGGACCTGTGGGTGTCTCTGGAGCAGTCAGGCAGCTGGTCCCTCTGGCCATGCTGACTGTGGGAATGGCAGCAGCTTTCTGGCCCCAGCTGAGATGGGCGTTAGGGATAGAGAAATTCTCTCTCAAACTCCAGGGTGCTGCTCTGTATTTCCAGGCTAAGAAACTCAAACCCTGATCATGGAAAGGACATTAGGTCCCTCCAATGACAACTGGCCTCAGGTCGTAGTGGGATGACTTGGGGTGGGCAGAAGGGAAGGACAGATAGGGGCCTgtgtcctctccccacccccaggcctgagGTCCCCGTGCTGCCTCCTTCTAGCATGAGGGCCAAGGCTGCTGTGCCGTGGGGCTGCCTGTTCCTCCCAGAGGCCCCGCTGAGCGCCCAATGCCCCACTGCAGGCTGGCACTGTTGTCTGGATCGGCATCCTGGTGTACACAGACCCAGCAGGGCTACGCACCTACCTTGCTGCCCAGGTGACGGAACAGAGCCCACTGGGCGAGGGCGCCCTGACTCCAATGCCTGTGCCTAGTGGCGTGCTGCCTGCCAGCCACCCGGACCCTGCATTTTCCATCTTCCCACCTGATGCCCCTAAGTTACCTGAGAACCAGACATTGCCAAGAGAGCCACCCGAGCCTGGGGGTCCAACAGAGGGCATCCATGATAGCCCAGTCCCAGAGGTAACCTGGGGGCCTGAGGATGAGGAACTTTGGAGGAAATTGTCCTTCCGCCACTGGCCGACACTCTTCAGCTATTACAACATCACACTGGCAAAGAGGTGAGTTGCGCTGTACCAGTAGTCACCTCTTCACTTGGTGGTGTCACCTCACCGTCTCCAGAGCATTCCTTCCCCCTCAGGCGGGAGACCCACTGCTTGGAAGTCTGTTTcctttcaaataattaaataccCATAAGGTTGTGAAGTAGGAACCAGTGCTCCAGGCAGCCACAACCTAAGACAGTGGCCCTGGGCCCTGCTCTGGGGAGTCTTGGGTTGCTGCCAGCGCCTTGGCCAGAATGAGATCCACCCACTTGCTGctgcccactctgtgccaggatGGGTGATGGAGACAGCCCACACTGCAGTGATGGCTGCTTGGGTGCTGGTGTCTGTGACAAAACAAGGTTGGGGTAccagagctgggctggggaggggcccacCTCTCTCCTCACCACCCATGCTGAGAAGACTGTACTGAGAGGGTGGTGGTCTCGGAATCTGGCAGCTCCAGCTGAGTCCTGCATGGAGAGTAGGGAGTGgactggggcagcagcaggagggacCCTTCTGAGGGCATCCCCACTGAGGCTGCCCACCTGCCCGGTCCCAGGTACATCAGCCTGCTGCCTGTGATTCCGGTCACACTCCACCTGAACCCGAGGGAGGCCCTGGAGGGGCGGCATCCTCAGGACGGCCGCAGTGCCTGGCCCCCGCCACAGCCTGGGCCGGGTGGGCTCTgggaggccagccccaaggggcCAGGTGTGGTGCAGGCCCACGGAGACATCACTCTGTACAAGTAAggcccctgggggagggggtggcggtGGGAGGGCCAGGGCATGCCTCACCACCATCCCACCTGGCACAGGGTGGCGGCGCTCGGCCTGGCTGCAGGCATCATCCTCGTGCTCCTGCTGCTCTGCCTTTACCGCGTGCTCTGCCCACGCAATTATGGGCAGCCTGGTGGTGGGCCCGGCCGTCGGCGGCGTGGGGACTTGCCCTGTGACGACTATGGCTATGCACCGCCTGAGACTGAGATTGTGCCCCTGGTGCTGCGTGGTCACCTCATGGTGAGTGTGGCCTGGGGGCTGTGGGGGCGCCTGGGGCCCTGGACCGTGCTGACGCCAGTGCTCATGTTTCGTGTCACACGCCCACAGGACATTGAATGTCTGGCCAGCGATGGCATGCTGCTGGTGAGCTGTTGCCTGGCAGGCCACGTCTGCGTATGGGATGCACAGACTGGGGACTGCCTCACACGCATCCCACGCCCGGGGTACGTGCCACCTTTCCATGCCCTGTCCCCgtctcctgccccacctcccactccTACCATTCCCTGCCATCATTCCCTGCCATCCCCTGCCACCCCACCACTGTCCTTACTCTGCCCTCCTGGCCCCCCACCTCCAGCAGGCAGCGCCGGGACAGTGGTGTTAGCAGCGTGTTCGAGGCTCAGGAGAGCTGGGAACGACTGTCAGATGGCGGGAAGGGTGGCCCAGAGGAGCTTGGGGACAGCCCTCCACTGCAGCACCGCCCCCGGGGCCCTCTACCACCTTCCCTCTTCGGGGACCAGCCGGACCTCAGCTCCTTGATTGACACCAACTTCTCAGCGCAGACGCGGCTCTCAGAGCCCGCTCAGCCAGAGCCCCGGCACCGGGCAGGCTGCGGCCGCACTCGGGACTCCCCAGGCTATGACTTCAGCCGCCTGGTGCAGCAAGTGTACCAGGAGGAAGGGTTGGCTCCCATCCACTCACCAGCCCTGCGCCCACCCTCACCTGGACCTGCGCTGCTCCAAGCCCCTGAGGATGAGGCGGGCTCTCCTTCCGAGAAGGGCTCCCCTTGTCTTGCCTGGGCCCCCAGCGCAGACGGCTCCATCTGGAGCCTGGAGCTGCAGGGCAACCTCATCGTGGTGGGGCGGAGCAGTGGCCGGCTGGAGGTGGGCAGAGGGACTGGAGGTGGGCAGAGGGGCCGTCCACTTGGGGCTTGTGGGCCTTCCCAGCCCGCAGGTGCTCACAGCTTCTGGGCTTGCAGGTATGGGATGCCATCGAGGGCGTGCTGCACTGCAGCAGCGAGGAGGTCTCCTCGGGCATCACAGCCCTCGTCTTCCTGGACAAAAGGTGAGATTGCTAGATTGCCTGCCTCAACCCCAGACATCCCCAGCCCTTCCTGGCCAGGCCATACTCAgaggtttgagtcctggctccccTTTGCTGGTATGTGACTTGACTTCCCTTCTCGGTGCCCAGCCCCACACCTGTGAACAGCGGGTAGTCCACCTCAATGGGAGGGGTGACAACTAAAAAGAGTTAACTGGTAGGAAGCATGTAGAATAGGGCCTGGCACACGCTGAGCTCCCAGGACCCTTAACCACTGTGACAGTGGGGAGTGGGTacactgttttcctttctcaccTTTGTGAAGCCAGCATATCTCTAATTGCCCTGTCAATACTGACCTTTCTTGGTTTCTTGGCTGCATTTTCAGTTACAGAAAAGTGCATTTTCAAAAGAACCTTCTTGTTAGAACATTTCTTTCCCTTTGATACTGGACACTATTCTCGCCTCCCTCCTCAGCGCGCCTCTTGGCTGTGGGTGTTCCCAGGGCTCCATCTGCACACACTCCCTGTGAAGGTCCCAGCCACCCAGACTTTGGGCTCCCACCTCTGGGCTCTTAAACCCAGGTCTCACCCATGACCAGGAGCCTCCTGCTGAGCGCTTCACCTGCTTGTC from Equus caballus isolate H_3958 breed thoroughbred chromosome 16, TB-T2T, whole genome shotgun sequence harbors:
- the SCAP gene encoding sterol regulatory element-binding protein cleavage-activating protein isoform X1, which translates into the protein MMQNTVHPLNNPQSWPRETIAVPLDVVHSRCGLASVSGRLPGKRTAKPSPAGRISGIFLTCFPVYGRGHSAHCSPNKMTGSYPLLKLPLPGTGPVEFTTPMKDYAPPPVSSDHKPREPNEQPEWYVGAPVAYIQQIFVKSSVSPWHKNLLAVDVFRSPLSRAFQLVEEIRNHVLRESSGTRSLEDVCLQVTDLLPGLRKLRNLLPEHGCLLLSPGNFWQNDRERFHADPDIIRTIHQHEPKTLQTSATLKDLLFGVPGKYSGVSLYTRKRMVSYTITLVFQRYHAKFLSSLRTRLMLLHPSPNCSLRAESLVHVHFKEEIGIAELIPLVTTYIILFAYIYFSTRKIDMVKSKWGLALAAVVTVLSSLLMSVGLCTLFGLTPTLNGGEIFPYLVVVIGLENVLVLTKSVVSTPVDLEVKLRIAQGLSSESWSIMKNMATELGIILIGYFTLVPAIQEFCLFAVVGLVSDFFLQMLFFTTVLSIDIRRMELADLNKRLPPEACLPPAKPVGRPARFERQLAVRPSTPHTITLQPSSFRNLRLPKRLRVVYFLARTRLAQRLIMAGTVVWIGILVYTDPAGLRTYLAAQVTEQSPLGEGALTPMPVPSGVLPASHPDPAFSIFPPDAPKLPENQTLPREPPEPGGPTEGIHDSPVPEVTWGPEDEELWRKLSFRHWPTLFSYYNITLAKRYISLLPVIPVTLHLNPREALEGRHPQDGRSAWPPPQPGPGGLWEASPKGPGVVQAHGDITLYKVAALGLAAGIILVLLLLCLYRVLCPRNYGQPGGGPGRRRRGDLPCDDYGYAPPETEIVPLVLRGHLMDIECLASDGMLLVSCCLAGHVCVWDAQTGDCLTRIPRPGRQRRDSGVSSVFEAQESWERLSDGGKGGPEELGDSPPLQHRPRGPLPPSLFGDQPDLSSLIDTNFSAQTRLSEPAQPEPRHRAGCGRTRDSPGYDFSRLVQQVYQEEGLAPIHSPALRPPSPGPALLQAPEDEAGSPSEKGSPCLAWAPSADGSIWSLELQGNLIVVGRSSGRLEVWDAIEGVLHCSSEEVSSGITALVFLDKRIVAARLNGSLDFFSLETHTSLSPLQFRGTPGRGTSPASPVYSSSDTVACRLTHTVPCAHQKPITALKAAAGRLVTGSQDHTLRVFRLEDSCCLFTLQGHSGAITTVYIDQTMVLASGGQDGAICLWDVLTGSRVSHMFAHRGDVTSLTCTTSCVISSGLDDLISIWDRSTGIKLYSIQQDLGCGASLGVISDNLLVTGGQGCVSFWDLNYGDLLQTVYLGKNSEAQPARQILVLDNAAIVCNFGSELSLVYVPSVLEKLD
- the SCAP gene encoding sterol regulatory element-binding protein cleavage-activating protein isoform X2 — its product is MMQNTVHPLNNPQSWPRETIAVPLDVVHSRCGLASVSGRLPGKRTAKPSPAGRISGIFLTCFPVYGRGHSAHCSPNKMTGSYPLLKLPLPGTGPVEFTTPMKDYAPPPVSSDHKPREPNEQPEWYVGAPVAYIQQIFVKSSVSPWHKNLLAVDVFRSPLSRAFQLVEEIRNHVLRESSGTRSLEDVCLQVTDLLPGLRKLRNLLPEHGCLLLSPGNFWQNDRERFHADPDIIRTIHQHEPKTLQTSATLKDLLFGVPGKYSGVSLYTRKRMVSYTITLVFQRYHAKFLSSLRTRLMLLHPSPNCSLRAESLVHVHFKEEIGIAELIPLVTTYIILFAYIYFSTRKIDMVKSKWGLALAAVVTVLSSLLMSVGLCTLFGLTPTLNGGEIFPYLVVVIGLENVLVLTKSVVSTPVDLEVKLRIAQGLSSESWSIMKNMATELGIILIGYFTLVPAIQEFCLFAVVGLVSDFFLQMLFFTTVLSIDIRRMELADLNKRLPPEACLPPAKPVGRPARFERQLAVRPSTPHTITLQPSSFRNLRLPKRLRVVYFLARTRLAQRLIMAGTVVWIGILVYTDPAGLRTYLAAQVTEQSPLGEGALTPMPVPSGVLPASHPDPAFSIFPPDAPKLPENQTLPREPPEPGGPTEGIHDSPVPEVTWGPEDEELWRKLSFRHWPTLFSYYNITLAKRYISLLPVIPVTLHLNPREALEGRHPQDGRSAWPPPQPGPGGLWEASPKGPGVVQAHGDITLYKVAALGLAAGIILVLLLLCLYRVLCPRNYGQPGGGPGRRRRGDLPCDDYGYAPPETEIVPLVLRGHLMDIECLASDGMLLVSCCLAGHVCVWDAQTGDCLTRIPRPGQRRDSGVSSVFEAQESWERLSDGGKGGPEELGDSPPLQHRPRGPLPPSLFGDQPDLSSLIDTNFSAQTRLSEPAQPEPRHRAGCGRTRDSPGYDFSRLVQQVYQEEGLAPIHSPALRPPSPGPALLQAPEDEAGSPSEKGSPCLAWAPSADGSIWSLELQGNLIVVGRSSGRLEVWDAIEGVLHCSSEEVSSGITALVFLDKRIVAARLNGSLDFFSLETHTSLSPLQFRGTPGRGTSPASPVYSSSDTVACRLTHTVPCAHQKPITALKAAAGRLVTGSQDHTLRVFRLEDSCCLFTLQGHSGAITTVYIDQTMVLASGGQDGAICLWDVLTGSRVSHMFAHRGDVTSLTCTTSCVISSGLDDLISIWDRSTGIKLYSIQQDLGCGASLGVISDNLLVTGGQGCVSFWDLNYGDLLQTVYLGKNSEAQPARQILVLDNAAIVCNFGSELSLVYVPSVLEKLD
- the SCAP gene encoding sterol regulatory element-binding protein cleavage-activating protein isoform X3 is translated as MTLTERLREKISQAFYNHGLLCASYPIPIILFTGLCILGCCYPLLKLPLPGTGPVEFTTPMKDYAPPPVSSDHKPREPNEQPEWYVGAPVAYIQQIFVKSSVSPWHKNLLAVDVFRSPLSRAFQLVEEIRNHVLRESSGTRSLEDVCLQVTDLLPGLRKLRNLLPEHGCLLLSPGNFWQNDRERFHADPDIIRTIHQHEPKTLQTSATLKDLLFGVPGKYSGVSLYTRKRMVSYTITLVFQRYHAKFLSSLRTRLMLLHPSPNCSLRAESLVHVHFKEEIGIAELIPLVTTYIILFAYIYFSTRKIDMVKSKWGLALAAVVTVLSSLLMSVGLCTLFGLTPTLNGGEIFPYLVVVIGLENVLVLTKSVVSTPVDLEVKLRIAQGLSSESWSIMKNMATELGIILIGYFTLVPAIQEFCLFAVVGLVSDFFLQMLFFTTVLSIDIRRMELADLNKRLPPEACLPPAKPVGRPARFERQLAVRPSTPHTITLQPSSFRNLRLPKRLRVVYFLARTRLAQRLIMAGTVVWIGILVYTDPAGLRTYLAAQVTEQSPLGEGALTPMPVPSGVLPASHPDPAFSIFPPDAPKLPENQTLPREPPEPGGPTEGIHDSPVPEVTWGPEDEELWRKLSFRHWPTLFSYYNITLAKRYISLLPVIPVTLHLNPREALEGRHPQDGRSAWPPPQPGPGGLWEASPKGPGVVQAHGDITLYKVAALGLAAGIILVLLLLCLYRVLCPRNYGQPGGGPGRRRRGDLPCDDYGYAPPETEIVPLVLRGHLMDIECLASDGMLLVSCCLAGHVCVWDAQTGDCLTRIPRPGRQRRDSGVSSVFEAQESWERLSDGGKGGPEELGDSPPLQHRPRGPLPPSLFGDQPDLSSLIDTNFSAQTRLSEPAQPEPRHRAGCGRTRDSPGYDFSRLVQQVYQEEGLAPIHSPALRPPSPGPALLQAPEDEAGSPSEKGSPCLAWAPSADGSIWSLELQGNLIVVGRSSGRLEVWDAIEGVLHCSSEEVSSGITALVFLDKRIVAARLNGSLDFFSLETHTSLSPLQFRGTPGRGTSPASPVYSSSDTVACRLTHTVPCAHQKPITALKAAAGRLVTGSQDHTLRVFRLEDSCCLFTLQGHSGAITTVYIDQTMVLASGGQDGAICLWDVLTGSRVSHMFAHRGDVTSLTCTTSCVISSGLDDLISIWDRSTGIKLYSIQQDLGCGASLGVISDNLLVTGGQGCVSFWDLNYGDLLQTVYLGKNSEAQPARQILVLDNAAIVCNFGSELSLVYVPSVLEKLD
- the SCAP gene encoding sterol regulatory element-binding protein cleavage-activating protein isoform X6 codes for the protein MKDYAPPPVSSDHKPREPNEQPEWYVGAPVAYIQQIFVKSSVSPWHKNLLAVDVFRSPLSRAFQLVEEIRNHVLRESSGTRSLEDVCLQVTDLLPGLRKLRNLLPEHGCLLLSPGNFWQNDRERFHADPDIIRTIHQHEPKTLQTSATLKDLLFGVPGKYSGVSLYTRKRMVSYTITLVFQRYHAKFLSSLRTRLMLLHPSPNCSLRAESLVHVHFKEEIGIAELIPLVTTYIILFAYIYFSTRKIDMVKSKWGLALAAVVTVLSSLLMSVGLCTLFGLTPTLNGGEIFPYLVVVIGLENVLVLTKSVVSTPVDLEVKLRIAQGLSSESWSIMKNMATELGIILIGYFTLVPAIQEFCLFAVVGLVSDFFLQMLFFTTVLSIDIRRMELADLNKRLPPEACLPPAKPVGRPARFERQLAVRPSTPHTITLQPSSFRNLRLPKRLRVVYFLARTRLAQRLIMAGTVVWIGILVYTDPAGLRTYLAAQVTEQSPLGEGALTPMPVPSGVLPASHPDPAFSIFPPDAPKLPENQTLPREPPEPGGPTEGIHDSPVPEVTWGPEDEELWRKLSFRHWPTLFSYYNITLAKRYISLLPVIPVTLHLNPREALEGRHPQDGRSAWPPPQPGPGGLWEASPKGPGVVQAHGDITLYKVAALGLAAGIILVLLLLCLYRVLCPRNYGQPGGGPGRRRRGDLPCDDYGYAPPETEIVPLVLRGHLMDIECLASDGMLLVSCCLAGHVCVWDAQTGDCLTRIPRPGQRRDSGVSSVFEAQESWERLSDGGKGGPEELGDSPPLQHRPRGPLPPSLFGDQPDLSSLIDTNFSAQTRLSEPAQPEPRHRAGCGRTRDSPGYDFSRLVQQVYQEEGLAPIHSPALRPPSPGPALLQAPEDEAGSPSEKGSPCLAWAPSADGSIWSLELQGNLIVVGRSSGRLEVWDAIEGVLHCSSEEVSSGITALVFLDKRIVAARLNGSLDFFSLETHTSLSPLQFRGTPGRGTSPASPVYSSSDTVACRLTHTVPCAHQKPITALKAAAGRLVTGSQDHTLRVFRLEDSCCLFTLQGHSGAITTVYIDQTMVLASGGQDGAICLWDVLTGSRVSHMFAHRGDVTSLTCTTSCVISSGLDDLISIWDRSTGIKLYSIQQDLGCGASLGVISDNLLVTGGQGCVSFWDLNYGDLLQTVYLGKNSEAQPARQILVLDNAAIVCNFGSELSLVYVPSVLEKLD